The Mercenaria mercenaria strain notata chromosome 10, MADL_Memer_1, whole genome shotgun sequence genome contains a region encoding:
- the LOC123560669 gene encoding V(D)J recombination-activating protein 1-like, whose translation MIDEKFDRSESGLAGSGSRYLCTLCEATREDAMAKLGSFNITRTYKQTKQIADYMKINPDNLSQAKLDKISLGVKNAPILCADAIEKGIDSTHADINMASFFKKVIIREMAGVTMWEMKSDVKSLLFETENKFDRHIRMKTGINPALMVPGNYARTLFDIKNEEVVCALIEPLEGRHLMCEVLSKFRHLRTMYRAKSPMTEYAEDVKCYKQNAVEMGQFLRNHYP comes from the coding sequence ATGATTGATGAAAAATTTGATAGATCAGAATCAGGGTTAGCTGGTAGTGGATCCAGATACTTGTGTACTTTATGTGAAGCAACAAGAGAAGATGCAATGGCTAAATTAGGTTCATTTAATATTACTAGAACATACAAGCAGACAAAACAAATAGCAGATTATATGAAAATCAATCCTGATAATTTAAGTCAAGCAAAATTAGACAAAATATCTCTTGGTGTGAAAAATGCACCAATTTTGTGTGCAGATGCCATAGAAAAGGGAATAGATTCTACACATGCAGATATAAATATGGCTAGTTTTttcaaaaaagtcataataaGGGAAATGGCCGGGGTGACTATGTGGGAGATGAAATCAGATGTTAAGAGTCTTctttttgaaactgaaaacaagTTTGATAGGCATATAAGAATGAAAACTGGAATCAATCCTGCCCTAATGGTGCCAGGAAATTATGCCCGGACCCTGTTTGATATTAAGAATGAAGAAGTTGTTTGTGCATTAATTGAGCCGTTAGAAGGAAGGCATttaatgtgtgaagttttaagtAAATTCAGGCATCTGAGAACAATGTATAGAGCCAAATCACCTATGACTGAATATGCTGAAGATGTAAAGTGTTACAAACAAAATGCTGTTGAAATGGGACAATTTCTAAGAAATCATTATCCATAG